One window of the Leptospira koniambonensis genome contains the following:
- a CDS encoding FecR family protein, with product MDWRIYKREWQVGIGCFVVLFLSLSLLYFESKSNGGVGKEIMGTVSFRYKTAQRKFPDRMLWEDLDQGMPVYDRDSIRTDEASEAVVFLKSGTRIELDPQSMVVLQLKENKENLDLNEGNILVESGKKVLSVIAGTVGLEAELGSKFQVTRNENGTRVDVERGQVEWSEDGNVKQTLGEKESSLNGNKLNQNWGLVSPEDSHRYFPAELEQTVEFRWEGGEEGILEISPRRDFSVYISKRPSKDSYYKQKFPEGIYYWRINSKDGKKLSEVRKFRVLPNFPVELHYPKKDLTQEDRTVAFSWAKQKIASGYKLQISTDPNFGSISETQVFRTNFSLTLDPGTYYWRIQSYTNLPGTETFSEVRKVSISLPVIQVADTKQENAAAPETQASSDLSVDFPKNGTLVDMTGKESISFRWKFSAKQKQSEWKFRLFYKRGSGDELIYEKKTKGDRLVFKDLEKLDVGTFRWTIESDADPNLRSEADFKILLREELEAPETKSSGARP from the coding sequence ATGGATTGGAGAATATACAAAAGAGAATGGCAAGTGGGTATCGGTTGTTTTGTCGTACTCTTTCTATCTTTGTCTCTTCTATATTTTGAATCCAAATCAAACGGAGGAGTCGGAAAAGAGATCATGGGAACCGTCTCCTTTCGATACAAAACAGCTCAAAGAAAATTTCCTGACAGAATGTTATGGGAAGATCTGGACCAAGGAATGCCTGTATATGATAGAGATTCTATCCGAACAGACGAGGCATCTGAAGCAGTAGTATTTTTAAAATCAGGCACTCGTATAGAATTAGATCCCCAGTCCATGGTGGTTCTCCAATTAAAAGAGAATAAAGAAAATTTAGATCTGAACGAAGGGAACATACTCGTAGAGAGTGGAAAAAAAGTTCTCTCCGTAATCGCTGGGACAGTAGGATTAGAAGCCGAACTAGGTTCTAAATTTCAAGTCACCAGAAATGAGAACGGAACAAGGGTAGATGTAGAAAGAGGACAGGTAGAATGGTCCGAAGACGGAAACGTCAAACAAACATTAGGTGAAAAAGAAAGTTCTCTAAACGGAAATAAGCTGAATCAAAATTGGGGTCTTGTGAGCCCGGAAGATTCTCATAGATATTTTCCTGCTGAATTAGAACAGACAGTTGAATTTCGTTGGGAAGGGGGAGAAGAAGGTATATTAGAAATTTCTCCTAGACGAGACTTCTCCGTTTATATCTCCAAAAGACCTTCTAAAGATTCTTATTATAAACAAAAATTCCCGGAAGGAATCTATTATTGGAGGATTAATTCCAAGGATGGTAAGAAACTATCAGAAGTTCGAAAGTTCAGAGTTCTTCCCAACTTTCCTGTAGAATTACATTATCCTAAAAAAGATCTTACTCAAGAAGATAGGACTGTCGCCTTCTCTTGGGCAAAACAAAAGATAGCTAGCGGTTATAAATTGCAGATCTCCACTGATCCAAATTTTGGGTCCATTTCAGAGACTCAGGTATTCCGCACGAATTTTTCGCTCACATTGGATCCAGGGACATATTATTGGAGAATACAATCGTACACGAATCTTCCAGGAACAGAAACATTCTCAGAAGTGCGTAAAGTTTCTATCTCTCTTCCTGTGATCCAGGTTGCGGATACAAAACAAGAGAATGCTGCGGCTCCAGAAACGCAGGCAAGTTCGGATCTTTCCGTAGATTTCCCGAAAAACGGCACTTTGGTGGACATGACAGGCAAAGAAAGTATCTCTTTCCGTTGGAAATTCTCCGCCAAACAGAAGCAAAGCGAATGGAAATTTCGTCTCTTTTATAAGAGAGGCTCAGGCGACGAGCTAATCTATGAAAAAAAGACAAAAGGTGATAGGTTGGTGTTCAAAGACTTGGAAAAACTGGATGTAGGAACATTCAGGTGGACCATAGAATCGGATGCGGACCCTAATCTAAGATCAGAAGCGGATTTTAAAATATTGCTTAGGGAAGAATTGGAAGCCCCGGAAACAAAATCCAGCGGCGCCCGCCCTTAA
- a CDS encoding fibronectin type III domain-containing protein: MFLFRGKTFAIVFQFILIFFSVSSGVFAEKKSFVYYIEWKEVKGSRGYVVEVRKTEPPQELFLEKKVSENEIEFSLEAGTYEYRIAALNRFGKPSSYTPWTNFKVEQDRPKAVALAEKEEASKGAKTSKFIWIPGTGYYSKGERWKSYSIWAWFGALAYLGNSERESGNILASKPLNDPMNIAVLSLNLPSSLTLYLWQARENDKKEYEMHQNNQALIGGVAILSVALSLWLENKLPQGDTVQFKVSPDRGGNLNTFANTGFSQNRWEVQYTRSF; this comes from the coding sequence ATGTTCTTGTTCCGCGGAAAAACTTTCGCTATAGTATTTCAGTTTATTCTAATATTCTTTTCCGTATCCTCAGGTGTATTCGCTGAGAAAAAAAGTTTCGTATATTATATAGAATGGAAAGAAGTAAAAGGAAGCCGCGGTTATGTGGTAGAAGTCCGAAAAACAGAACCTCCTCAAGAATTATTTTTAGAAAAGAAGGTCTCCGAGAATGAGATCGAATTTTCCTTAGAAGCAGGAACTTACGAATATCGAATCGCTGCATTAAATAGATTCGGAAAACCTTCTTCTTATACACCTTGGACTAACTTTAAGGTTGAGCAGGACCGTCCTAAGGCGGTCGCCTTGGCAGAAAAAGAAGAGGCGAGTAAAGGAGCCAAAACTTCTAAATTCATTTGGATACCCGGAACAGGATATTATTCCAAAGGAGAACGTTGGAAGTCCTACAGTATCTGGGCTTGGTTCGGAGCTCTTGCCTATCTAGGAAATTCTGAAAGAGAGTCAGGGAATATTCTCGCCTCTAAACCGTTAAACGATCCGATGAATATTGCGGTCTTAAGTTTAAATCTACCTTCTTCATTAACTCTTTATCTTTGGCAGGCGAGAGAGAATGATAAAAAAGAATATGAAATGCACCAAAACAATCAGGCTCTTATCGGTGGAGTCGCGATCCTAAGTGTTGCACTCTCTCTTTGGCTGGAAAATAAACTTCCCCAAGGTGATACCGTTCAGTTCAAAGTGAGTCCAGATAGAGGCGGAAATCTAAATACTTTTGCAAATACCGGATTTTCTCAGAATAGATGGGAAGTCCAATATACAAGGAGCTTTTGA
- a CDS encoding DUF1554 domain-containing protein: MALRIYSLVLLLCGLFSSACSKPFPGGDEIILLGLLGKTRYLFVTTSTNTGALGGVSGADLICQNAKAAEVPSLPGSALEYVALIAASSRVPGGAGWPLLPNTNYYAMDPGETLIFHTNSSGIPVDPMNSATGIPGSGDYWTGVSMTFGVGDTCLNWGNGTGGEFGEYGSPGDPSAVSPGGFNQSFSDGCDLLKSLLCVRN, from the coding sequence ATGGCTCTTCGAATTTATTCTTTGGTCCTTCTTCTTTGCGGGCTTTTTAGTTCCGCTTGTTCCAAACCGTTTCCAGGCGGAGATGAGATCATTCTCTTGGGACTTCTGGGAAAAACACGTTATCTGTTCGTTACTACTTCTACCAATACGGGAGCTTTAGGAGGAGTTTCAGGTGCAGATTTGATTTGCCAAAACGCTAAAGCTGCAGAGGTTCCTAGCTTACCAGGATCCGCTTTGGAATACGTTGCATTGATTGCGGCTTCTTCCAGAGTTCCGGGAGGTGCAGGTTGGCCTCTTCTTCCAAATACGAATTATTATGCGATGGATCCTGGAGAGACTTTGATCTTTCATACAAACAGCTCCGGAATTCCTGTGGATCCTATGAATAGTGCCACTGGAATTCCTGGATCTGGAGACTATTGGACAGGCGTCAGTATGACTTTCGGAGTAGGGGACACCTGTCTTAATTGGGGAAATGGAACAGGCGGGGAATTCGGTGAATATGGATCTCCAGGAGATCCAAGTGCAGTGTCTCCTGGAGGTTTTAATCAAAGCTTCTCGGATGGATGCGATCTGCTTAAAAGTTTACTCTGCGTTAGAAATTAA
- a CDS encoding response regulator, giving the protein MNAQPSVCKLYLVDDHAILREGLRLIISGQNDLEIIGENGNAEQALDEIGKLEPDILITDISMPGVSGIDLVKGVKRYYPKVQVIILSRHDNEEYIQKLVDLGINGYVLKDDAGEDLLRAIDAVRRKETYLSPRIATRVLSGIGRKKTGELQEEGPSVFSVLSDRERQILKLISEGNSNEKIGKLLHISPATVKVHRANIMKKLDLHKVADLVVYAIRAGIVES; this is encoded by the coding sequence ATGAACGCCCAACCCTCCGTTTGCAAACTCTATCTTGTAGACGACCACGCAATCTTAAGAGAAGGTCTTAGACTGATCATTTCCGGACAAAACGATCTAGAAATCATCGGAGAAAACGGGAACGCCGAACAGGCGCTAGATGAGATCGGCAAATTAGAACCTGATATTCTGATCACAGACATTTCCATGCCGGGAGTGAGTGGTATTGACCTCGTAAAGGGAGTCAAAAGATATTATCCAAAAGTTCAGGTCATCATTCTATCCAGACATGATAACGAAGAGTATATCCAAAAATTAGTGGATCTTGGTATCAATGGTTATGTTCTTAAGGACGATGCTGGAGAGGATCTACTTAGAGCAATAGATGCGGTACGCAGAAAAGAAACTTACTTAAGCCCAAGAATTGCAACTCGAGTTCTTTCAGGAATAGGCCGCAAAAAAACCGGTGAACTTCAAGAAGAAGGTCCATCTGTATTCTCAGTACTTTCCGACAGAGAAAGACAGATCTTAAAATTGATCTCCGAAGGAAATTCCAACGAGAAAATAGGAAAACTTCTTCATATATCTCCTGCAACAGTAAAGGTGCATAGAGCAAACATCATGAAAAAGTTGGACTTACATAAGGTGGCAGACCTGGTAGTCTACGCGATCCGAGCTGGTATTGTAGAAAGTTAA
- a CDS encoding sensor histidine kinase: MASGLLKRKDTKQSGSYSGKEQASKFLSLVEEISPIVALDENNNVRFANASFKKEFRLRFANPAGKNLFNLLRLDSKEEANLRENLHKALKTKLQNQEFKKGKKSYGYSIFKFKDSLGMILKDITENKKLEKKIATLHTQVLASQEEERSRLARELHDGVGQLILAAKLHFQAYQKSEKEHPESFGSGLGLIDRASQELREIYTNLQPSSLKELGLEAALSSLANQIFPIQKIKVKSEFRVPEKIPQEIQNQVFRILQEICANILKHSQANKVELKIFSEKDTLVVSAKDNGKGFKEKEARIKSTGNGLENIRRRTEDLNGTLFLETEPNKGTHYVLRIPLKKRSKEKV, translated from the coding sequence GTGGCTTCAGGACTCCTCAAACGAAAAGATACCAAACAATCAGGCTCATACTCCGGTAAGGAGCAGGCCTCTAAATTCCTATCCTTGGTAGAGGAGATCTCCCCTATCGTAGCCTTGGACGAAAACAATAATGTCCGATTCGCAAATGCATCCTTTAAAAAAGAATTCAGACTTAGATTTGCGAATCCAGCGGGCAAAAACCTATTCAATCTATTAAGATTAGATTCAAAAGAAGAAGCTAACCTAAGAGAAAATCTTCACAAGGCTCTCAAAACGAAATTACAAAACCAGGAATTCAAAAAAGGAAAGAAGTCTTACGGATATTCTATCTTTAAATTCAAAGACAGCCTGGGTATGATATTAAAAGATATTACTGAGAACAAAAAGTTAGAGAAGAAGATCGCAACTCTTCACACACAAGTACTCGCTTCCCAAGAAGAGGAAAGATCCAGACTTGCAAGAGAACTTCATGATGGAGTGGGACAACTTATCCTAGCAGCAAAATTACATTTCCAGGCTTACCAAAAATCAGAGAAGGAACATCCTGAATCTTTCGGCTCCGGCCTCGGGCTTATCGATCGAGCTAGCCAAGAACTCCGCGAAATTTACACAAATTTGCAACCTTCTTCCTTAAAAGAACTTGGGCTGGAAGCTGCATTAAGCTCTCTAGCGAACCAAATTTTTCCGATACAGAAAATTAAAGTAAAATCTGAGTTTAGAGTTCCCGAAAAAATTCCTCAGGAAATACAGAACCAAGTTTTCAGAATATTACAGGAAATTTGTGCGAATATTCTGAAACATTCCCAAGCAAATAAAGTGGAGTTAAAGATCTTTTCCGAAAAAGATACTTTGGTAGTTTCTGCAAAAGATAACGGAAAAGGATTTAAAGAAAAAGAAGCTAGAATAAAATCTACCGGAAACGGATTGGAAAATATTCGGAGAAGAACAGAGGACCTGAACGGTACTCTTTTTTTAGAAACGGAACCTAATAAAGGCACTCATTATGTGCTTAGGATACCGTTAAAAAAACGTTCCAAGGAGAAAGTATGA
- a CDS encoding LruC domain-containing protein has translation MRMGASMTKKILICFLASLSISFASCTSSSDPNYAWLMSLVAGSTAVEAPSGPTDFGIDINDETAPVDFVFDTTRTITVNVQVIDPVAPVNGSMVQVTVPSATPGAASNKSVFKAYTNPSGEVTGSFTIDGDTKTVHLTVEAYGKFYEADISIVTVSKVDRRISISFTATGQQIIDTDGDGVQDFEDVFPNDPTRVSSIRVPAEDYYTTSYEDLFPKQGDADFNDYVIRSYFEEDLNKFGEVVRVRGYFTHVAKGAGYNHTLRFGLPGASVTSYSLLRYAADGTTLEENLSGTPTSIADLEILGNSSTTISKSNASKTDTVFVKGKTAKLEVILSAPISKLVLGPAPYDTFIRVVNTGKDIHAAGKYFDAEGKDIYRDATGFPWVLLVPGNFQWPYEATDIRNSYPTFKTWYESLGTTNTDWFRTPNTSEVFPATP, from the coding sequence ATCCGTATGGGTGCATCTATGACAAAAAAAATCCTAATATGCTTTTTGGCCTCTCTCAGTATCTCTTTCGCGTCCTGCACTTCTTCCAGCGATCCTAATTACGCCTGGTTGATGAGTCTTGTAGCAGGGTCCACTGCGGTGGAGGCTCCTTCTGGTCCTACTGATTTCGGGATTGATATCAATGACGAGACTGCTCCTGTTGATTTCGTATTCGATACTACTCGTACAATCACAGTAAACGTTCAAGTAATAGATCCTGTTGCTCCGGTGAACGGTTCTATGGTGCAGGTTACTGTACCTTCTGCCACACCTGGTGCAGCTAGTAATAAATCTGTTTTCAAAGCTTATACAAATCCAAGCGGAGAAGTTACCGGTAGTTTTACAATCGACGGTGATACTAAAACTGTTCATCTAACTGTAGAGGCTTATGGTAAATTTTATGAAGCAGATATTTCTATCGTAACCGTTAGTAAGGTGGACCGTAGGATCTCTATTAGTTTTACAGCGACCGGTCAGCAGATCATAGATACTGATGGAGATGGTGTTCAGGATTTTGAAGATGTATTCCCGAATGATCCTACAAGAGTCAGTTCTATCCGTGTTCCTGCGGAAGATTATTACACAACTTCGTACGAGGACTTATTTCCTAAACAGGGAGATGCGGACTTTAACGACTATGTGATCCGTTCTTATTTTGAAGAAGATCTAAACAAATTCGGAGAAGTAGTACGAGTGAGAGGCTATTTCACTCATGTTGCGAAGGGTGCCGGATATAATCACACTCTTCGTTTTGGATTGCCTGGAGCAAGTGTAACAAGCTATTCACTTCTGCGTTACGCTGCCGATGGAACCACTTTGGAAGAAAACTTAAGTGGAACTCCAACATCGATCGCTGATCTTGAAATTTTAGGAAATAGCTCTACTACAATTTCTAAATCAAACGCATCTAAAACAGATACTGTTTTCGTAAAAGGTAAAACTGCAAAATTAGAAGTAATACTTTCTGCTCCAATTTCTAAACTGGTGCTTGGACCTGCTCCTTATGATACATTCATCAGAGTGGTGAACACTGGTAAAGATATACATGCTGCAGGTAAGTATTTCGATGCAGAAGGTAAGGACATCTATAGAGATGCTACCGGATTCCCTTGGGTGCTTCTTGTACCAGGCAATTTCCAATGGCCTTACGAAGCGACTGACATACGTAACTCCTATCCTACTTTCAAAACTTGGTATGAATCTCTTGGAACCACTAATACTGATTGGTTCCGAACTCCGAATACTTCGGAAGTGTTTCCGGCTACGCCCTAA
- a CDS encoding HDOD domain-containing protein: MSQGKTLELFHHKDQGIFSNLKDLNHPISENIPFHFKFFNLTESVDSILSKTLDRYLLHLDIIFVRDSVLAAMKETITNTIKANIKRIYFRELQADIQNPSVYRSKITGFKQTYLDNKEKYEDLLFKNNYVVLVSFIHNKDAIRIRVMNNVKLSPEEVDRINERIEKAKTYNDLAEAFLEKGDETEGAGLGLIMTLMMLKNDGLGASSYKVESQGNNTSVIIDIPIRIQKENVQIQKAEEIIKEVDQLPTFPKAIQDIQLAIDKPNSSIGQIAEMVKKDVALSANILKLSNSAAFRRGNKVESLDRAIQLIGLKELQVLLYSLGTKQILENKFPAFLTIWEKSNQCAYYCKLIAQRLTMPKDAMSNLMSAALLHDIGEIILLSLEQERMGKIQNYSASKEIASSLSMEEAAFGITHTKIGALIAEKWNFPELYSKTMEYHHRPQLADEQYKEIIFPIYLGDMMIKINNEEAKFSEIPEEVLKHCKFFSSGDFHSFRTKALESFQATV; encoded by the coding sequence ATGAGCCAAGGGAAAACCCTAGAACTTTTCCATCACAAAGACCAAGGTATATTCAGCAATCTGAAGGACCTGAATCATCCTATTTCGGAAAACATCCCGTTTCATTTTAAATTTTTCAATCTTACTGAAAGTGTGGATAGCATTCTATCTAAAACATTGGATCGTTATCTTTTACATTTAGATATCATATTCGTAAGAGATTCTGTTCTCGCAGCGATGAAAGAAACCATCACTAACACTATCAAAGCAAATATCAAACGTATCTATTTTAGAGAACTCCAAGCAGATATCCAAAATCCAAGTGTGTATCGTAGTAAGATCACAGGTTTTAAACAAACTTATCTGGATAATAAGGAGAAGTATGAAGATCTTCTCTTTAAAAACAATTACGTAGTCTTAGTTTCTTTCATTCACAATAAGGACGCCATCCGTATCCGAGTAATGAATAATGTAAAACTAAGTCCGGAAGAAGTGGATCGTATCAACGAAAGGATCGAAAAAGCAAAAACCTACAACGATCTTGCAGAAGCATTTTTAGAAAAAGGGGATGAGACTGAAGGCGCGGGCCTTGGACTGATCATGACCCTTATGATGTTGAAAAACGATGGTCTAGGCGCGAGTTCCTATAAGGTAGAAAGCCAAGGCAATAATACTTCCGTCATTATCGATATTCCTATTCGAATCCAAAAAGAAAATGTTCAGATCCAAAAAGCAGAAGAGATCATCAAAGAAGTAGACCAACTTCCTACATTCCCTAAAGCGATCCAAGACATCCAGTTGGCGATAGATAAGCCGAATTCAAGCATCGGCCAGATCGCTGAGATGGTGAAGAAGGACGTAGCTCTTTCTGCAAACATTCTGAAATTATCAAACTCTGCTGCTTTCCGTAGAGGAAACAAAGTAGAATCTTTGGATAGAGCAATCCAGCTCATCGGCTTGAAAGAGTTACAGGTTTTATTATATTCTCTCGGAACCAAACAGATCCTGGAGAACAAATTCCCTGCATTCTTGACTATTTGGGAAAAATCCAATCAATGCGCATACTACTGCAAATTGATCGCTCAAAGGTTAACTATGCCTAAGGATGCAATGAGTAATCTAATGTCAGCGGCGCTTCTTCATGATATAGGAGAGATCATTCTTCTATCCTTAGAACAAGAACGTATGGGCAAGATCCAAAATTATTCTGCGTCTAAAGAGATCGCTTCTTCTCTTTCTATGGAAGAAGCTGCATTCGGTATTACTCATACTAAAATCGGTGCATTGATCGCTGAAAAATGGAATTTCCCTGAATTATATTCTAAAACCATGGAATACCATCATAGACCTCAATTGGCGGACGAACAATATAAGGAGATCATTTTCCCTATTTACCTGGGAGATATGATGATCAAGATCAATAACGAAGAAGCTAAGTTCTCCGAGATCCCTGAAGAAGTTCTGAAACATTGTAAATTTTTCTCTTCCGGCGATTTCCATTCTTTCCGGACCAAAGCTTTAGAAAGTTTCCAAGCTACTGTCTAA
- a CDS encoding aldehyde dehydrogenase family protein: MSSTATQPASSVSPASSGTASFPAANPKEMQRVFDVQKRHFHKVLKVSKAKDRIVLLKKLLAAVERLTPEIKQALQNDFRKAPHETDLTEVMPSIAELKDAIRHVKTWMKPERVKTPISLFGARSSISFEPKGVTLIISPWNYPFYLAIAPLTAALAAGNTAIIKPSEFTPETSKLLTRLVKETFQEGEVAVFEGDHTVSTALMELPFDHIFFTGSTHVGKIVMAAAAKNLSTVTLELGGKSPAIIVPGANLKKAAQKLVWGKIMNAGQTCVAPDYLLLPEGETEEFVKQAKAAVKSFYGESSADIKNNKDFCRLVNQRNFQRVSGYIHEAVEKGGKVVMGGETDSSQNYIEPTLIANVPANARIMEDEIFGPVLPILTYKNLDEAVEKVLSKPKPLALYVFGSNNKHINKVLKETSSGGAAVNDVIVHLANPNLPFGGINHSGHGSYHGWYGFRTFSHEKSVFKQAPFSSIEMLYPPYTGFVDKMLQFTKKFFV; encoded by the coding sequence ATGTCCAGCACAGCTACACAACCGGCGAGCTCAGTCTCTCCCGCTTCCAGCGGAACGGCTTCTTTTCCTGCTGCGAACCCTAAGGAGATGCAAAGAGTATTCGATGTCCAAAAACGTCATTTTCATAAGGTTCTGAAAGTATCCAAAGCCAAGGATCGAATCGTATTATTGAAAAAATTACTGGCGGCAGTAGAAAGACTGACCCCAGAAATCAAACAGGCTTTACAAAACGATTTTAGAAAAGCTCCTCACGAGACGGATCTGACTGAAGTTATGCCTTCTATCGCGGAACTAAAAGACGCGATCAGACACGTAAAAACTTGGATGAAACCGGAAAGAGTGAAAACTCCGATTTCTCTTTTTGGTGCAAGAAGTTCCATTTCATTCGAGCCTAAGGGAGTGACTCTGATCATTTCTCCTTGGAACTATCCATTTTATCTTGCGATTGCTCCTTTAACTGCAGCTCTTGCAGCAGGAAACACTGCGATCATCAAACCTTCTGAGTTCACACCTGAAACTTCTAAATTACTTACTAGACTGGTAAAAGAAACCTTCCAAGAGGGAGAAGTTGCAGTATTTGAAGGAGATCATACAGTTTCTACTGCTCTAATGGAATTACCATTCGATCATATCTTCTTCACTGGAAGTACGCATGTTGGAAAGATCGTAATGGCAGCTGCTGCAAAAAATCTTTCTACAGTTACCTTAGAGTTGGGAGGAAAATCTCCTGCTATCATCGTACCTGGAGCAAACTTGAAAAAGGCAGCTCAGAAATTGGTATGGGGAAAGATCATGAACGCGGGACAAACCTGTGTTGCACCTGACTATCTACTTCTACCAGAAGGAGAAACTGAAGAATTCGTAAAACAAGCGAAGGCTGCAGTAAAATCTTTCTATGGAGAAAGTTCTGCAGATATCAAAAATAACAAAGACTTCTGCCGTTTAGTAAACCAAAGAAACTTCCAAAGGGTTTCCGGATACATCCATGAAGCAGTTGAAAAAGGTGGAAAAGTAGTAATGGGAGGAGAAACAGATTCTTCTCAAAACTATATTGAGCCTACTTTAATCGCGAATGTTCCAGCAAATGCAAGGATCATGGAAGATGAGATCTTTGGACCAGTTCTTCCTATCCTAACATACAAAAACTTGGACGAAGCAGTAGAAAAGGTTCTTTCTAAACCAAAACCACTCGCACTATATGTGTTCGGAAGTAATAACAAACATATCAACAAAGTTCTTAAGGAAACATCTTCCGGAGGAGCTGCGGTGAATGACGTTATCGTACATTTGGCGAATCCGAATCTACCATTCGGAGGGATCAATCACTCTGGACATGGAAGCTACCATGGCTGGTATGGATTCAGAACATTCTCTCATGAGAAATCTGTATTCAAACAAGCTCCTTTCTCCTCGATTGAAATGTTATATCCACCTTACACAGGTTTTGTGGATAAAATGCTTCAGTTCACTAAGAAGTTCTTCGTATAA
- a CDS encoding acyl-CoA thioesterase: MQISKSFFYEIPVLWSQCDPNGHLNVGNFQVFLHEGRMVALEEAGLSFSQMKSENIGPMILRGETDYKAEIRYPDTALIETQFGEISGSRCKVFQKLIRKSDGKVSCESISHCIMFDFGKKRPWKYTDKFLEGLGLLEQPTR, from the coding sequence ATGCAAATCTCTAAATCATTCTTTTACGAAATCCCAGTTCTTTGGAGCCAATGCGACCCGAATGGACATTTGAATGTTGGAAACTTCCAAGTATTCCTACATGAAGGACGAATGGTCGCCCTGGAAGAAGCAGGCCTTTCCTTCTCTCAAATGAAATCTGAAAACATAGGCCCGATGATCCTAAGAGGAGAAACAGATTATAAGGCGGAAATTCGTTATCCAGATACTGCTTTAATCGAAACTCAATTCGGCGAGATCTCAGGTTCCAGATGCAAGGTATTTCAAAAATTAATCCGAAAATCGGACGGCAAAGTTTCCTGCGAATCTATCTCTCATTGTATCATGTTTGATTTTGGCAAAAAAAGACCATGGAAATATACAGACAAATTTCTGGAAGGATTAGGGCTTTTAGAGCAGCCCACTCGCTAA
- a CDS encoding DUF3995 domain-containing protein: MQIERFIGLFTSGVLFFLSALHIYWAFGGKLTSVTVIPETNGKPTFIPSKGLTLLVALALFGFGTVALWSSGNIFYPNRISAIFSLLVSFIFLGRAIGDFRLVGYFKKIKNTKFAKYDYLLYSPVCVILGSCYFYLGWKSF; encoded by the coding sequence ATGCAGATAGAAAGATTTATCGGTTTGTTTACGAGCGGAGTTTTATTCTTCCTATCTGCATTACATATCTACTGGGCATTCGGTGGAAAATTAACATCAGTTACTGTCATTCCAGAAACAAATGGCAAACCAACATTCATTCCAAGCAAAGGACTCACTCTACTTGTTGCGCTTGCACTTTTCGGATTCGGAACAGTTGCCCTATGGTCTTCCGGTAATATTTTTTACCCAAACAGAATAAGTGCAATCTTCTCCTTATTAGTATCTTTTATCTTTTTAGGAAGAGCCATTGGAGATTTTCGATTGGTAGGATACTTTAAAAAAATCAAAAATACTAAATTCGCAAAATACGATTACCTGCTCTATTCTCCTGTTTGTGTAATTTTAGGATCTTGCTATTTCTATTTAGGTTGGAAAAGTTTCTAA
- a CDS encoding sterol desaturase family protein, whose amino-acid sequence MLVEIFIIAGICLAIERIIPGWKLPKVKTWPIRVILVNFIQLGVVVLAGFTWEKWFYGNSIFHISKFLNPALGGLFAYFIATFIFYWWHRWRHTYDFLWTGFHQIHHSPQRLEVITSFYKHPGEMILNSIIGSILIYVILGLNYEAGAVYTFCTAIGEFFYHTNIKTPRWVGYFFQRPEMHRIHHQYGRHKNNYGDIVWWDMLFGTYENPKTFDYTCGFDPEKEERLLDMLLYQDVHKG is encoded by the coding sequence ATGTTGGTAGAAATATTTATTATAGCTGGGATATGCCTAGCAATCGAACGGATCATCCCTGGCTGGAAACTTCCAAAAGTAAAAACTTGGCCGATCCGAGTTATATTAGTGAATTTTATCCAATTAGGGGTAGTGGTATTAGCAGGCTTTACTTGGGAAAAATGGTTTTATGGAAATTCAATATTTCATATATCAAAATTTCTGAATCCAGCACTGGGTGGACTATTTGCTTATTTTATCGCTACTTTCATTTTTTATTGGTGGCATAGATGGAGACATACATATGATTTTCTTTGGACAGGATTTCACCAAATCCATCATAGCCCCCAAAGACTCGAAGTAATCACCTCCTTCTATAAACATCCTGGAGAAATGATCCTTAATTCGATTATAGGAAGTATCTTAATTTATGTTATTTTAGGATTAAACTATGAGGCAGGAGCAGTTTATACTTTCTGCACCGCTATCGGAGAATTTTTTTATCATACAAATATCAAAACCCCAAGATGGGTTGGGTATTTTTTCCAAAGACCGGAGATGCACAGAATACATCACCAATACGGAAGACATAAAAACAATTACGGGGATATAGTTTGGTGGGATATGCTTTTTGGGACGTACGAAAATCCTAAAACATTCGATTATACCTGCGGCTTTGATCCAGAAAAAGAAGAAAGATTGCTGGACATGCTTTTATATCAGGACGTTCATAAAGGGTAG